In Allocoprobacillus halotolerans, a genomic segment contains:
- a CDS encoding DNA-directed RNA polymerase subunit alpha produces MQKFEKANFNVAEYDETDFYGKFVIEPLERGFGTTLGNALRRVLLSSIPGCAVHAIKVQGAIHEFSAVDGVVEDVTSIILNIKKLVFAIDGDDDVTMVIDVKGPAVVTGADIQCPSNVTMISNDLEIAHVAEGAHFYMEMSAHKDRGYMSADQNKKLINTIGVIATDSIYSPVVKVAYNVEPTRVGQSAKYDQLTLEVTTDGSIQPHEALALAAKILVEHLNMFVELTDMAMNMEVMSETEEDTSNKVLDMTIEELDLSVRSYNCLKRAGIQTVQELASKSEDDMIKVRNLGKKSLKEVKEKLIELGLGFKQVD; encoded by the coding sequence ATGCAAAAGTTTGAAAAAGCAAATTTTAATGTCGCAGAGTATGATGAAACAGATTTCTATGGTAAGTTCGTCATTGAACCTTTAGAAAGAGGTTTTGGAACAACTTTAGGAAATGCTCTACGTAGAGTTTTGTTATCATCTATTCCTGGATGTGCAGTACATGCAATTAAAGTTCAAGGAGCAATCCATGAATTTTCTGCAGTTGATGGTGTCGTTGAAGATGTCACTTCAATTATCTTAAACATTAAAAAATTGGTTTTTGCAATTGACGGTGATGATGATGTAACTATGGTTATTGATGTCAAAGGACCAGCTGTTGTAACTGGTGCTGACATTCAATGTCCATCAAATGTGACAATGATTTCAAATGATTTAGAAATTGCACATGTTGCTGAAGGAGCTCATTTCTATATGGAAATGTCTGCTCATAAAGATCGTGGTTACATGAGTGCTGATCAAAATAAGAAACTTATCAATACAATTGGTGTTATTGCAACTGATTCAATTTATTCACCAGTTGTTAAAGTGGCTTATAATGTTGAACCTACTCGTGTTGGACAAAGTGCAAAATATGATCAATTGACTTTAGAAGTCACAACAGACGGGTCTATTCAGCCTCATGAGGCTTTAGCTTTAGCAGCTAAAATCTTAGTAGAACATTTAAATATGTTTGTTGAATTAACTGACATGGCAATGAACATGGAAGTAATGAGTGAAACTGAAGAAGACACAAGTAATAAAGTATTAGATATGACTATTGAAGAATTAGACTTATCTGTACGTTCATATAATTGCTTAAAAAGAGCTGGTATTCAAACAGTTCAAGAACTCGCTTCTAAGAGTGAAGACGATATGATTAAAGTAAGAAACTTAGGGAAAAAATCTCTCAAAGAGGTTAAAGAAAAATTAATCGAATTAGGTTTAGGTTTTAAACAAGTAGATTAA
- the truA gene encoding tRNA pseudouridine(38-40) synthase TruA has product MRVKCIVSYDGSRFHGFQVQNHERTIQGEIQKAIQKINEEGTIIHASGRTDAKVHAVHQVFHFDTRKNLPENQWKRAINHFLPNDIYILDAKYVDDDFHSRYSAVKKEYRYLLNTKEYNPFQTHYIYQYGRELDIERMKEAAQIFIGEHNFASFCSYDQYGNTIRHLYSFDIFQEEGIITFRLIGNGFRRYMVRHLVGGIIQVGAKRIQKEQLLEMLESCGEKKCLFKAKPQGLYLQEVYYEED; this is encoded by the coding sequence ATGAGAGTGAAATGTATTGTAAGCTATGATGGAAGTCGTTTTCATGGCTTTCAGGTGCAAAATCATGAAAGAACGATTCAAGGTGAAATTCAAAAGGCAATCCAAAAAATAAATGAAGAAGGAACTATCATTCATGCTTCAGGAAGAACTGATGCGAAAGTTCATGCTGTGCATCAGGTTTTTCATTTTGATACAAGAAAGAACTTACCAGAAAATCAATGGAAAAGAGCAATTAATCATTTTTTACCTAATGATATTTATATTTTAGATGCAAAATATGTTGATGATGATTTCCATTCACGTTATAGTGCTGTTAAAAAAGAATATCGTTATTTACTCAATACAAAAGAATATAATCCTTTTCAAACTCATTATATTTATCAATATGGACGTGAATTAGATATTGAACGCATGAAAGAAGCTGCTCAAATATTTATCGGGGAACATAATTTTGCTTCGTTTTGTAGCTATGATCAATATGGCAATACAATTCGTCATTTATATAGTTTTGACATCTTTCAAGAAGAAGGCATTATTACTTTTCGTTTAATTGGGAATGGTTTTCGTCGCTATATGGTTAGACACCTTGTTGGCGGAATCATTCAAGTTGGTGCTAAACGTATTCAAAAGGAACAACTTTTAGAAATGTTAGAGAGCTGTGGAGAGAAAAAATGTCTTTTTAAAGCTAAGCCACAGGGATTATATTTGCAGGAGGTGTATTATGAAGAAGACTAA
- the rplO gene encoding 50S ribosomal protein L15, which produces MKLHELQYTEGARRNRKRVGRGTSSGHGKTSGRGQKGAGARSGGGKKPGFEGGQTPLFMRLPKRGFTNFNKVEYAIVNVEDLNKFEAGSVVDMEALKACGLIKKELDGLKVLGNGKLEVALTVKAKKFSKSAIAAIEAAGGKTEVI; this is translated from the coding sequence ATGAAATTACACGAGTTACAATATACTGAAGGAGCACGTAGAAATAGAAAACGTGTTGGACGTGGAACAAGCTCAGGACATGGAAAAACTTCTGGTAGAGGTCAAAAAGGTGCTGGAGCAAGAAGTGGTGGAGGAAAGAAACCTGGATTCGAAGGTGGACAAACACCATTATTCATGCGTTTACCTAAACGTGGTTTCACAAATTTCAATAAAGTTGAATATGCAATTGTTAATGTTGAAGACTTAAACAAATTTGAAGCTGGAAGTGTCGTAGATATGGAAGCTTTAAAAGCATGTGGACTAATCAAAAAAGAATTAGATGGTTTAAAAGTTTTAGGTAATGGAAAATTAGAAGTTGCTTTAACTGTTAAAGCAAAGAAATTCTCAAAGTCAGCCATTGCTGCAATTGAAGCCGCAGGTGGAAAAACTGAGGTGATCTAG
- the rpmD gene encoding 50S ribosomal protein L30 produces the protein MAENNTVIITLVKSPIGAKKNQKDTLKALGLTKMNKSVEKVNNEFIQGMINTVSHLVKVEESK, from the coding sequence ATGGCAGAAAACAATACAGTTATCATTACGCTTGTAAAAAGTCCGATTGGTGCGAAAAAGAATCAAAAGGATACTCTTAAAGCGTTAGGTTTAACAAAAATGAACAAATCAGTTGAAAAAGTAAACAACGAATTTATTCAAGGTATGATTAATACTGTTAGCCACCTTGTAAAAGTTGAAGAAAGTAAGTAG
- a CDS encoding histidinol-phosphatase: MKKTNFHTHTYRCGHANGSEEDMVCAAINMGIEELGICEHIPLPHYRRHLFKSLGAVRSLRSLLSLIHAFIKNGPSMRMPYKDLETHLEAISECQKKYQDQIKIYKGFEAEGLEEYFDYYQSLLYEHKVDYLILGHHFHKHCIHSDYYGKDNMKKKDIYQYCNDVEKALDTGLFSYLAHPDLFMIGYKEFDLDVRTVSQRICEKAKALHIPLEVNAGGMRRGLRNVNGEMLYPYPNAHFWQIAGEVGNDVILGFDAHDPSDFNDGMYKQMMQFCEEHHLHVIDHFDFLQGHIEKFQGEYDIR, translated from the coding sequence ATGAAGAAGACTAATTTCCATACACATACATATCGTTGTGGACATGCTAATGGGAGTGAAGAAGACATGGTCTGTGCAGCGATAAATATGGGTATTGAAGAACTTGGAATTTGTGAACATATCCCATTACCCCATTATCGTCGCCACTTATTCAAATCACTTGGAGCAGTGAGAAGCCTAAGAAGTCTTTTGTCACTGATTCATGCTTTTATTAAAAATGGTCCTAGTATGCGTATGCCTTACAAAGATTTAGAAACACATTTAGAAGCAATTAGTGAATGTCAAAAGAAATATCAAGATCAAATCAAAATATATAAAGGATTTGAGGCTGAAGGATTGGAAGAATATTTTGATTATTATCAAAGTTTATTATATGAACATAAAGTGGATTATTTAATTTTAGGTCATCATTTTCATAAACATTGTATACATAGTGATTATTATGGTAAAGACAACATGAAGAAAAAAGATATTTATCAATATTGTAATGATGTGGAAAAAGCTTTAGATACTGGATTGTTTAGTTATTTGGCTCATCCTGATTTATTTATGATTGGTTATAAAGAATTTGATTTAGATGTCAGAACAGTCAGTCAACGTATCTGTGAAAAAGCCAAAGCCCTACATATTCCTTTAGAAGTCAATGCTGGTGGAATGAGAAGAGGATTAAGAAATGTCAACGGTGAAATGCTTTATCCATATCCTAATGCACATTTCTGGCAAATTGCTGGAGAAGTAGGAAATGATGTAATTTTAGGCTTTGATGCTCATGATCCATCTGATTTTAATGATGGTATGTATAAACAAATGATGCAATTTTGTGAGGAACATCATTTACATGTGATTGATCATTTTGATTTTTTACAGGGACATATTGAAAAATTTCAAGGAGAATATGATATTCGTTAA
- the rpsE gene encoding 30S ribosomal protein S5 — protein sequence MEQRKPRENGPRRNGPRRNGPRRNGPRVEKEFEERVVTINRVTKVVKGGRKFRFAALVVIGDKKGRVGFGTGKANEVPDAIRKASEAAKRNVINVPIIHGTIPHEINGMYGSGNVFLRPASEGTGIIAGGPVRAVVELAGYSDIISKSIGSRTPINMVRATVEGLKLLKTVQQVAELRDKKVEEIYG from the coding sequence ATGGAACAACGTAAACCAAGAGAAAATGGACCAAGAAGAAATGGGCCAAGAAGAAATGGGCCAAGAAGAAATGGACCAAGAGTTGAAAAAGAATTCGAAGAACGTGTTGTCACAATTAACCGTGTTACTAAAGTTGTTAAAGGTGGACGTAAATTCCGCTTTGCTGCATTAGTTGTTATCGGTGATAAAAAAGGTCGCGTTGGATTTGGAACAGGTAAAGCTAACGAAGTACCTGATGCTATTAGAAAAGCATCTGAAGCAGCTAAAAGAAATGTTATCAACGTACCTATTATTCATGGAACTATTCCTCATGAAATTAATGGTATGTATGGATCAGGTAATGTATTCTTAAGACCTGCATCTGAAGGTACTGGAATCATTGCTGGTGGACCAGTTCGTGCGGTTGTTGAATTAGCTGGATATTCAGATATCATTTCTAAATCAATTGGTTCTAGAACTCCAATCAACATGGTTCGTGCAACAGTAGAAGGTTTAAAATTATTAAAAACTGTTCAACAAGTTGCTGAATTAAGAGATAAAAAAGTTGAAGAAATTTACGGATAG
- the rplF gene encoding 50S ribosomal protein L6, with protein sequence MSRVGNKIINVPEGVKVEIAADNTVTVTGAKGTLVRQFSPLININMDENVITVSRTSEQKNVKQLHGTTRALLANMIEGVHNGYKKELEVVGIGYRAQMQGNKLVLNVGYSHQVEVEGEEGVKIETPSQTSIVVSGISKERVGEIAARIRAVKKPEPYKGKGIKYVDERIIRKEGKTAGKK encoded by the coding sequence ATGTCTCGTGTAGGTAATAAGATTATCAACGTACCTGAAGGTGTTAAAGTTGAAATTGCAGCAGATAACACTGTGACTGTTACAGGTGCAAAAGGGACTTTAGTCAGACAATTTTCACCATTAATTAATATTAATATGGATGAAAATGTTATTACAGTAAGCAGAACAAGTGAACAAAAGAACGTAAAACAATTACACGGAACAACAAGAGCTTTACTTGCTAATATGATCGAAGGTGTACACAACGGTTATAAAAAAGAGCTTGAAGTTGTTGGGATTGGTTACCGTGCACAAATGCAAGGTAATAAATTAGTATTAAATGTTGGATATTCTCATCAAGTTGAAGTTGAAGGAGAAGAAGGAGTTAAAATTGAAACTCCATCTCAAACATCAATTGTTGTATCAGGAATCTCTAAAGAAAGAGTTGGAGAAATTGCAGCAAGAATTAGAGCTGTGAAAAAACCTGAACCTTACAAAGGAAAAGGTATTAAATACGTTGATGAAAGAATTATTAGAAAAGAAGGTAAAACTGCTGGTAAAAAGTAG
- the rpsM gene encoding 30S ribosomal protein S13, translating into MARIAGVDIPRDKRVVVSLTYIYGIGLSTAQKICAATGISEDVRVKDLTEEEEGKLRKEVENYKVEGDLRREVALNIKRLMEIGCYRGIRHRKGLPVRGQKTKTNARTRKGKARPIAGKKK; encoded by the coding sequence ATGGCTCGTATAGCAGGTGTTGATATCCCACGTGATAAACGTGTGGTAGTTTCTTTAACTTATATTTATGGTATCGGTTTATCTACAGCTCAAAAAATTTGTGCTGCAACTGGCATCAGTGAAGATGTAAGAGTTAAAGATTTAACAGAAGAAGAAGAAGGAAAGTTAAGAAAAGAAGTTGAAAATTATAAAGTTGAAGGAGATCTTCGTAGAGAAGTTGCATTAAATATTAAACGTTTAATGGAAATTGGATGCTATAGAGGAATCCGTCATCGTAAAGGACTTCCAGTTCGTGGACAAAAAACAAAAACAAATGCTCGTACTCGTAAAGGTAAAGCTCGTCCAATTGCTGGTAAGAAAAAATAG
- a CDS encoding energy-coupling factor transporter ATPase, which produces MSITFKEVEHTYSPETPFAYHALKGVNLGIKQGSMTALIGHTGSGKSTLIQHINALLLPTSGEIQVEDFFITATDKPSSLKPLRKKAGLVFQFPEYQLFEETILKDIIFGPKNFGINEQEAIDIAKKMIKLVGLDESYLERSPFDLSGGQKRRIAIAGILAMNPDILILDEPTAGLDPQGAKEMLQLFKKVNQEGKTVILVSHDMNQVLEYCDDVIVMNHGCVEKHVSVSELFKETEYLTSLSIDLPMITSFILELNKNGFHIDPSIKDINVLIQEIGGQLNE; this is translated from the coding sequence ATGTCAATTACATTCAAAGAAGTAGAACATACATACTCTCCAGAGACTCCTTTTGCATACCATGCTTTAAAAGGTGTTAACTTGGGTATCAAACAAGGCAGTATGACTGCCCTTATTGGGCATACAGGAAGTGGGAAATCAACACTTATTCAACATATTAATGCTTTATTACTACCAACATCTGGAGAAATTCAAGTCGAAGATTTTTTCATAACTGCAACTGATAAGCCATCTTCTTTAAAGCCTTTAAGGAAAAAAGCAGGGTTAGTGTTCCAATTTCCTGAATATCAGTTATTTGAAGAAACAATACTCAAAGATATTATTTTTGGTCCTAAGAATTTTGGGATTAATGAACAAGAAGCTATTGATATTGCTAAAAAGATGATTAAGTTAGTTGGGTTGGATGAATCTTATTTAGAACGATCTCCTTTTGATTTATCAGGAGGACAAAAACGTCGTATTGCAATTGCAGGTATTTTGGCTATGAATCCAGATATACTTATCTTAGATGAACCAACGGCAGGATTAGATCCTCAGGGAGCTAAAGAAATGCTCCAATTATTTAAAAAAGTCAATCAGGAAGGAAAAACAGTTATTTTAGTTTCACATGATATGAATCAGGTTTTAGAGTATTGTGATGATGTTATTGTTATGAATCATGGTTGTGTTGAAAAACACGTAAGTGTAAGTGAACTTTTTAAAGAAACGGAATATTTAACTTCATTAAGTATTGATTTACCTATGATTACATCATTTATTTTAGAATTAAATAAAAATGGTTTTCATATTGATCCTTCTATTAAAGATATAAATGTTTTAATCCAAGAAATAGGAGGACAACTCAATGAATAA
- a CDS encoding adenylate kinase: MNIILMGPPGAGKGTQAERLVNKYGLTQISTGDLFRKALREQTKYGVIAKYFMQFGHLVPDDYTIEMVREYLKENTFENGFILDGFPRTIVQARELESIAKEFDFTIDAIVNLDIPVEKLITRLSGRRTCKNCGSTFHVEFNPPKVEGICDKCGGNLYQREDESEEAVKIRLDTYNKQTKPLIDYYTMKGTIININGDQPMEDVFKDIEKSLEGK; the protein is encoded by the coding sequence ATGAACATTATTTTAATGGGGCCTCCTGGTGCTGGTAAAGGGACTCAAGCTGAAAGACTTGTTAATAAGTATGGATTAACACAAATATCAACTGGCGATTTATTTAGAAAAGCTTTGCGTGAACAAACAAAATATGGTGTTATTGCTAAGTATTTTATGCAATTTGGGCACCTTGTACCAGACGATTATACGATTGAAATGGTAAGGGAATATCTAAAAGAAAATACTTTTGAAAATGGATTTATTTTAGATGGTTTCCCAAGAACAATAGTTCAGGCTAGAGAGCTTGAAAGTATTGCGAAAGAATTTGATTTTACAATTGATGCAATTGTTAATTTGGATATTCCAGTCGAAAAATTAATCACAAGATTATCTGGTAGAAGAACATGCAAAAATTGTGGATCAACATTCCATGTTGAATTTAATCCACCTAAAGTTGAAGGTATTTGTGACAAATGTGGTGGAAATTTGTATCAAAGAGAAGATGAAAGCGAAGAGGCTGTTAAGATCAGACTTGATACTTATAACAAACAAACAAAACCTTTAATTGATTATTATACAATGAAAGGTACAATCATTAATATTAATGGTGACCAACCTATGGAAGACGTCTTTAAAGACATTGAAAAAAGCTTGGAGGGTAAATAA
- the rplQ gene encoding 50S ribosomal protein L17 — translation MAHNRKLGRVSSHRKAMLRNLATDVIMYGKIETTVTRAKEVRSIVDELITLGKRGDLHARRQAAQVLQDVVDPATGKTAVQKLFDEVAPKYADKNGGYTRVLKTYNRKGDNAPMAIIGLF, via the coding sequence ATGGCACACAATAGAAAATTAGGGCGTGTATCATCTCATAGAAAAGCAATGCTACGTAACTTAGCTACAGATGTTATCATGTATGGAAAAATTGAAACAACAGTTACAAGAGCTAAAGAAGTTCGTTCAATCGTTGATGAATTAATTACTTTAGGTAAACGTGGAGATTTACATGCAAGAAGACAAGCAGCACAAGTATTACAAGATGTTGTTGATCCTGCTACTGGGAAAACTGCTGTTCAAAAATTATTTGACGAAGTTGCCCCTAAATATGCAGATAAAAATGGTGGATACACTCGTGTTTTAAAAACATATAATCGTAAAGGTGATAATGCACCAATGGCAATTATTGGTTTATTCTAA
- the rpsK gene encoding 30S ribosomal protein S11, which produces MARNNTRGKKRVKKNIAKGVAHVHSTFNNTIVTVTDEHGNVITWSSAGALGFKGSRKSTPYAAQMAAEAAAKASMDHGMKTVDVCVKGPGPGREAAVRALQAAGLEVTSINDVTPIPHNGCRPPKRPRG; this is translated from the coding sequence ATGGCAAGAAACAATACTCGTGGTAAAAAACGTGTTAAAAAGAATATAGCAAAAGGTGTCGCACATGTACATTCAACTTTCAATAACACAATTGTTACTGTAACTGATGAACATGGGAATGTAATCACTTGGTCAAGTGCTGGAGCACTTGGTTTCAAAGGATCAAGAAAATCTACTCCATATGCTGCTCAAATGGCTGCTGAAGCTGCTGCTAAAGCATCTATGGATCATGGTATGAAAACTGTTGACGTCTGTGTTAAAGGACCAGGACCAGGACGTGAAGCTGCAGTGAGAGCTTTACAGGCTGCTGGATTAGAAGTAACTTCAATCAATGATGTTACACCAATTCCACATAATGGTTGTCGTCCACCAAAACGTCCTCGTGGATAA
- a CDS encoding energy-coupling factor transporter transmembrane component T family protein, with protein sequence MNNMMFGKYIPIDSFIHRLDPRLKIGSLLLLLIAVFFDAGFIGYAVLGIFVIMMALMSRIKISQILKAVKPMLFMMAFLMFFNLLFIQQGTLLFSLGFIKIYDQAVFQTLYIFIRLILIIVMTTILTATTKPLDLTLGIEHLLSPFKRIGFPTHEVAMMISIALRFIPTLLEETQRIMKAQASRGVEFSEGSLKDKILSIVSLIIPLFISAFQRAEDLANAMESRNYNPEAKRTRYKQLKWKLADTIAFSSVILICSAMVIMSIVL encoded by the coding sequence ATGAATAATATGATGTTTGGAAAATATATCCCGATTGATAGTTTTATACATCGTTTAGATCCTCGTTTAAAAATAGGGTCTTTACTCTTATTATTGATTGCTGTATTTTTTGATGCTGGTTTTATTGGATATGCAGTTTTAGGTATATTTGTTATTATGATGGCTTTAATGTCACGTATTAAGATTTCACAAATCTTAAAGGCTGTGAAACCAATGCTTTTTATGATGGCTTTTTTAATGTTTTTTAATCTTTTATTTATTCAGCAAGGAACTTTATTGTTTTCGTTAGGCTTTATAAAGATTTATGATCAAGCTGTTTTTCAGACATTATATATATTTATCAGATTAATTTTGATTATTGTTATGACAACGATTTTAACAGCGACGACTAAACCTTTAGATTTAACATTAGGAATTGAACATCTTTTATCACCATTTAAAAGAATTGGATTTCCTACTCATGAAGTTGCTATGATGATTTCAATTGCTTTGCGTTTTATTCCAACATTGCTTGAAGAAACACAGAGAATTATGAAAGCACAGGCGAGTCGAGGAGTGGAATTTTCAGAAGGAAGTTTAAAAGATAAAATACTTTCTATTGTTTCACTCATCATTCCTTTATTTATTTCAGCTTTTCAAAGAGCTGAAGATTTAGCTAATGCGATGGAAAGTCGAAATTATAATCCAGAAGCAAAACGTACAAGATATAAACAATTAAAATGGAAACTTGCAGATACAATTGCTTTTTCAAGTGTCATTTTAATATGTAGTGCGATGGTTATAATGAGCATTGTTTTATGA
- the map gene encoding type I methionyl aminopeptidase translates to MIVTKDQREIELMREAGRIVALVHSRLKEFIKPGVTTMEINKFCEKVIRDAGATPSFLNLYGFPGAVCTSINEVVVHGIPNNRKLKDGDIISVDVGACYKGYHGDSAWTYAVGQISGEAAHLMKVTEEALYAGLSQVKPGNRLSDISHAVQTYLENHGCSTPRDYTGHGIGTQVHEDPTVPNYGAPGKGPRLKEGMTLAIEPMAHLGRCETNVLNDDWTVVTRDGSLAAHYEHTIVITSDGYEILTKL, encoded by the coding sequence ATGATTGTCACAAAAGACCAAAGAGAAATTGAATTAATGCGTGAGGCTGGACGTATTGTGGCACTTGTCCATAGTCGTTTAAAAGAATTTATTAAACCTGGTGTTACAACAATGGAAATTAATAAGTTCTGTGAGAAAGTTATACGTGATGCTGGTGCAACACCATCATTTCTTAATCTTTATGGTTTTCCTGGAGCTGTCTGTACTTCAATCAATGAAGTTGTCGTCCATGGAATTCCAAATAACAGAAAATTAAAAGATGGTGATATTATTTCAGTGGATGTTGGTGCATGTTATAAGGGTTATCATGGTGATAGTGCATGGACATATGCAGTTGGGCAGATTAGTGGTGAAGCTGCTCATCTTATGAAAGTGACTGAAGAGGCACTTTATGCAGGTTTATCGCAAGTGAAACCTGGCAATCGTTTATCCGATATATCTCATGCTGTACAAACATATCTAGAAAATCATGGGTGTTCTACTCCAAGAGATTACACTGGTCATGGAATAGGGACGCAGGTTCATGAAGATCCTACAGTGCCTAATTATGGGGCACCTGGGAAAGGACCTAGATTAAAAGAGGGAATGACTCTTGCAATTGAACCAATGGCACATCTAGGCAGATGTGAAACAAATGTACTTAATGATGATTGGACAGTTGTGACAAGAGATGGATCTCTGGCAGCTCACTATGAACATACTATTGTCATTACAAGTGATGGGTATGAGATTTTGACAAAACTTTAA
- the rpmJ gene encoding 50S ribosomal protein L36, with amino-acid sequence MKVRPSVKPICDKCRVIKRKGRVMVICENPKHKQRQG; translated from the coding sequence ATGAAAGTAAGACCATCTGTAAAACCAATATGCGATAAATGCAGAGTAATTAAACGTAAGGGTAGAGTAATGGTAATCTGTGAAAACCCAAAACATAAACAAAGACAAGGTTAA
- the rplR gene encoding 50S ribosomal protein L18, with translation MAKTMSRNDLRKKRHARVRRKISGTPECPRLNVFRSSSHIHAQIIDDVNGVTLVAASSVDMKLANGGNVEAASQVGAEIAKRAIAKNIENVVFDRGGYIYHGRVKALAEAAREAGLKF, from the coding sequence ATGGCTAAAACTATGTCAAGAAACGATTTACGTAAAAAACGTCATGCAAGAGTTCGTAGAAAAATCAGTGGAACTCCTGAATGTCCTCGTTTAAATGTATTCCGTTCAAGCTCTCATATTCATGCACAAATTATTGATGATGTGAATGGTGTGACTTTAGTTGCTGCATCTTCAGTGGATATGAAACTAGCAAATGGTGGAAATGTTGAAGCTGCAAGCCAAGTTGGTGCTGAAATTGCAAAGAGAGCTATCGCCAAAAATATTGAAAATGTAGTATTCGATCGTGGTGGATATATTTATCATGGTCGTGTCAAAGCACTAGCTGAAGCTGCTAGAGAAGCTGGATTAAAATTCTAA
- a CDS encoding MurR/RpiR family transcriptional regulator, with protein sequence MLIHKIEKTHFSPSEAIIVDYILKKGLQIEKMTIAQIAQETYTSPPLLVRIAKKLGYDGYNEFKNDYIKELKYLYMNQQVDANIPFVVNDDMMHIAYNLCILERETIQDTYALVDHDQLQKAVRLLRDCQHIDIYGRTQHIDIARSFQNRMYILQRHVQLCSLSDELDSTYLLSDSSHCAITISYSGHAPSIQRLIHVLKKKQTPIIAITNIEENDLSMMADVTLKMSSRELIYTKIADYATSLSIKYLLDLLYSCIFLFTIRKI encoded by the coding sequence ATGCTCATTCATAAAATAGAAAAAACTCATTTCTCTCCAAGTGAAGCGATTATTGTCGACTATATTCTCAAAAAAGGTTTACAAATTGAGAAAATGACAATTGCTCAAATTGCTCAGGAAACTTATACATCACCACCACTATTAGTACGAATTGCCAAAAAATTAGGATATGATGGTTATAATGAATTTAAAAATGATTATATCAAAGAATTGAAATATTTATATATGAATCAACAAGTAGATGCCAATATTCCCTTTGTAGTCAATGATGACATGATGCATATTGCTTATAATTTATGTATTTTAGAAAGGGAAACAATTCAAGATACTTATGCTTTAGTTGATCATGATCAACTTCAAAAAGCAGTACGTTTACTAAGGGATTGTCAGCATATTGATATTTATGGACGAACACAACATATTGATATTGCTCGTTCTTTCCAAAACCGTATGTATATTCTTCAACGTCATGTTCAATTGTGTTCTTTGAGTGATGAATTGGATTCAACATATTTACTCAGTGATTCATCACATTGTGCTATTACTATTTCATATTCTGGTCATGCTCCAAGTATACAACGACTTATTCATGTTTTAAAAAAGAAGCAGACGCCTATAATTGCTATTACAAATATTGAAGAAAATGATTTATCAATGATGGCAGATGTAACATTAAAGATGTCATCAAGAGAATTAATTTATACAAAGATAGCTGATTATGCAACGAGCTTATCTATAAAATATCTTCTAGATCTTTTGTATAGCTGCATTTTTCTATTCACTATCAGAAAAATTTAG
- the infA gene encoding translation initiation factor IF-1 encodes MAKKDDVIEVEATILETLPNAMFKVELQNGAIILAHVSGKIRMNYIRILPGDKVTVEISPYDLTRGRITFRHK; translated from the coding sequence ATGGCAAAAAAAGATGACGTTATTGAAGTAGAAGCAACTATTCTTGAAACATTACCAAATGCAATGTTTAAGGTAGAGTTGCAAAATGGAGCTATTATTCTGGCTCACGTTTCTGGTAAAATCCGTATGAATTACATTCGCATTTTACCGGGGGATAAAGTAACCGTAGAGATTTCTCCATATGATTTAACACGTGGGCGAATTACATTTAGACATAAGTAG